One Methanocaldococcus villosus KIN24-T80 genomic window carries:
- a CDS encoding mannose-1-phosphate guanylyltransferase/mannose-6-phosphate isomerase, whose product MISIILAGGKGTRLWPLSREYFSKQFLDFGFGKSLFQMTVERCLEFSGLNDIFVVTNEKYKFIVLNQLEELGYNFKEENILLEPESKNTLPAIYYAIKDLNNDEIVGVFPSDHIIKGDLKEYIEKAKKIANNYIVIFGVKPNKPHTGYGYIKPGEKLEVGYKVDEFKEKPNIEKAKEYLKKGYLWNSGMFLFKKDVFVEEVKNHCKEVYEAFLLDDIKEAYKTVPDISIDYGVIEKSKKVAVIPLEIKWNDLGSFDALYDEFSKDKNGNVILGDNIILDSKNNLSINKKLIALIDINDLIVVDTRDALLICKKGSSQKVKEVVKKLKEINDERAIIHKKVFRPWGYYKVLEEGERFKIKRITVLPGKRLSYQMHYHRSEHWIVVKGTAKVVIEGKEYLIRAGESIFVKSGLKHRLENPGKIPLEVIEIQVGEYLEEDDIVRFDDDYNRL is encoded by the coding sequence ATGATATCAATTATTTTAGCTGGTGGTAAAGGGACAAGATTATGGCCTTTAAGTAGGGAGTATTTCTCTAAGCAATTTTTGGATTTTGGTTTTGGAAAAAGTCTTTTTCAAATGACAGTTGAAAGATGTTTAGAATTTAGTGGATTAAATGATATTTTTGTAGTTACTAATGAAAAATATAAATTCATTGTATTGAACCAATTAGAAGAGCTTGGATACAATTTCAAAGAAGAAAATATTCTTTTAGAACCAGAGAGTAAAAATACCCTACCTGCTATATACTATGCTATAAAAGATTTAAATAATGATGAAATAGTTGGTGTATTCCCATCTGATCATATTATCAAAGGTGATCTGAAAGAGTATATAGAGAAAGCTAAAAAAATAGCTAATAACTATATTGTTATTTTTGGAGTTAAACCAAACAAACCACATACAGGATATGGTTATATAAAACCTGGAGAAAAATTAGAAGTGGGTTATAAAGTTGATGAATTTAAGGAAAAACCCAATATAGAAAAAGCTAAAGAATATTTAAAAAAAGGATATTTATGGAATAGTGGTATGTTTTTATTTAAAAAAGATGTATTTGTTGAAGAAGTTAAAAACCACTGTAAAGAAGTTTATGAAGCTTTTTTATTAGATGATATAAAAGAGGCATACAAAACTGTCCCTGATATATCAATAGATTATGGGGTTATTGAAAAATCAAAAAAGGTTGCTGTCATACCATTAGAAATTAAATGGAATGATCTTGGTAGTTTTGATGCCTTATATGATGAGTTTTCTAAAGACAAGAATGGAAATGTAATTTTAGGGGATAATATTATTTTAGACAGTAAAAATAATCTATCTATAAATAAAAAATTAATAGCTTTAATTGACATAAATGACTTAATTGTTGTAGATACAAGAGATGCTTTATTAATTTGTAAAAAAGGTTCTTCACAAAAAGTTAAAGAAGTTGTTAAAAAACTCAAAGAGATTAATGATGAAAGAGCTATAATTCATAAGAAGGTATTTAGGCCATGGGGGTATTATAAGGTTTTAGAAGAGGGTGAAAGATTTAAAATTAAAAGAATTACAGTCCTTCCTGGTAAAAGGTTAAGTTACCAAATGCACTACCATAGAAGTGAGCATTGGATTGTTGTTAAAGGAACAGCCAAAGTTGTTATAGAAGGAAAAGAATATCTAATTAGGGCAGGAGAGAGTATATTTGTAAAAAGTGGTTTAAAGCATAGATTAGAGAATCCAGGAAAGATACCATTGGAGGTTATAGAGATACAAGTGGGAGAATATTTAGAGGAAGATGATATTGTTAGATTTGATGATGATTATAATAGATTATAA
- a CDS encoding glycosyltransferase, with protein sequence MELSIIMPCYKGEKFIENSIRTTEKIVSEFCKDFEIIVVVDGFVDNSYRIAKNLEKEFKNLKVVGYEKNRGKGFAIRYGLKFAEGEYIAFLDSDLDICPSSLKYYFETMKKENVDMVIGNRRDKNSVWEYPKLRKFLSYCFNIYVNIIFPELRLNDTQTGIKMFKREVIKDIFSNLPNFNSIDGYTFDIAILVLARKKGYKIKEMPCIVKKEDAQNISGVNLLKVIYKMGKDVIQLKRILG encoded by the coding sequence ATGGAGCTATCTATAATAATGCCTTGTTATAAAGGAGAGAAGTTCATAGAGAATTCTATTAGAACTACTGAAAAAATAGTTTCTGAATTTTGTAAAGATTTTGAAATTATTGTAGTTGTGGATGGATTTGTAGATAACAGTTATAGAATAGCCAAAAACTTAGAAAAGGAGTTTAAAAATTTAAAGGTTGTTGGTTATGAAAAGAATAGAGGAAAGGGTTTTGCTATAAGATATGGGTTGAAGTTTGCAGAGGGGGAGTATATAGCTTTCTTAGACAGTGATTTAGATATATGCCCCAGTTCTTTGAAATATTATTTTGAAACCATGAAAAAAGAAAATGTGGATATGGTTATTGGAAATAGGAGGGATAAGAATAGTGTATGGGAATATCCAAAACTAAGGAAATTTTTAAGTTATTGCTTTAATATTTATGTTAACATTATATTTCCTGAATTGAGGCTTAATGATACACAAACAGGAATTAAAATGTTTAAAAGGGAAGTGATAAAAGATATATTTTCAAATTTACCAAATTTTAATAGTATTGATGGATATACCTTTGACATAGCTATTTTAGTATTAGCCAGAAAAAAAGGGTATAAAATTAAAGAGATGCCATGCATAGTTAAAAAAGAAGATGCTCAAAACATCAGTGGAGTTAATTTATTAAAAGTAATTTATAAAATGGGTAAAGATGTTATTCAATTAAAGAGAATTTTGGGGTAA
- a CDS encoding glycosyltransferase family 4 protein: MKILMMSWKCIKHPWKGGAEFATYEILKRLSEKGYECVWFAPKFKGCLKEEEIEGIKIIRDFNIYTIYFNAWRKYVEEFKGKFDVVIDQVNGIPFFTPLYVKEPVIMYIHHVGDVCWDYEMPFPLSKIGKYSEKMVLRLYKNIPTVCVSPSTKKDLEDLGFKNINVVYNGCNVKPLDKLDFSIKEENSLCFVGRVTAMKRLEHAIKVVSLVKEEINDVKFYVVGRAKKEKYLCKLKNLANMLDLKNNVIFLGYLPFKERNEILRKSLIQIVTSVKEGWGLNVIEGNALGVPAVGYRVNGLVDSIKDGYNGFLVKDGNVKEMAEKVINILDDKNLLKKLSKNSIEWAKQFSWDKSAEEFEGVIKNVVE, from the coding sequence ATGAAAATATTAATGATGTCTTGGAAATGCATAAAACATCCTTGGAAAGGAGGGGCTGAATTTGCTACCTATGAAATTCTAAAAAGATTGTCTGAGAAGGGTTATGAGTGTGTTTGGTTTGCTCCAAAATTTAAAGGTTGTTTGAAAGAGGAAGAAATTGAAGGAATTAAAATTATAAGAGATTTTAATATTTATACAATATATTTTAATGCTTGGAGAAAATATGTAGAGGAATTTAAAGGAAAATTTGATGTTGTAATAGACCAAGTTAATGGAATTCCTTTTTTTACCCCTCTTTATGTTAAGGAGCCCGTCATTATGTATATACACCATGTTGGTGATGTTTGTTGGGACTATGAAATGCCTTTTCCATTGAGTAAAATTGGCAAATATTCTGAAAAGATGGTTTTAAGATTATACAAAAATATCCCTACAGTTTGTGTCTCTCCATCTACTAAAAAAGATTTGGAAGATTTAGGGTTTAAGAATATTAATGTTGTTTATAATGGATGTAATGTTAAGCCCTTGGATAAATTAGATTTTAGTATTAAAGAAGAAAATAGTTTATGCTTTGTTGGGAGAGTTACTGCTATGAAGAGGTTAGAACATGCTATAAAAGTTGTTAGCTTAGTTAAAGAGGAAATTAATGATGTAAAGTTTTATGTTGTAGGCAGGGCTAAAAAAGAAAAATATTTATGTAAGTTAAAAAATTTAGCTAATATGTTGGATTTAAAAAATAATGTAATATTTTTAGGGTATCTTCCTTTTAAAGAAAGAAATGAAATTCTAAGGAAAAGTTTGATACAGATTGTAACTTCTGTTAAAGAAGGATGGGGGTTAAATGTTATTGAAGGTAATGCATTAGGGGTTCCTGCTGTAGGTTATAGAGTTAATGGCTTGGTAGATTCTATTAAAGATGGCTATAATGGGTTTTTAGTTAAAGATGGAAATGTAAAGGAAATGGCTGAGAAAGTTATTAATATATTAGATGATAAAAATTTATTAAAGAAGTTAAGTAAAAACTCTATAGAGTGGGCTAAGCAGTTTAGTTGGGATAAGAGTGCTGAGGAGTTTGAAGGAGTGATTAAGAATGTCGTTGAGTAA
- a CDS encoding glycosyltransferase — translation MSLSKEECPLVSVVIPTYNSEKTIGICLESIKNQTYKNIEIIVVDKFSDDNTVKIAKKYTDKVFVINAKERSEQLNFGVKMAKGKYIYRVDSDFVLEPTVIEEAVKKCEEEGYDAVCIHNTSDPTISFWAKVRKLERDCYEDDKLNVAARFIRKDAFENVGGFDENLVAAEDYDLHNRLLRAGYKIGRIKSKEIHIGEPKSLWEIIKKHYYYGKTLPKFVEKNKGRGIKQLSPIRPAYLKHWKKFVKHPVLTLGFIIYQISRYGAAGIGYIVGKMKFIFFNRANNVD, via the coding sequence ATGTCGTTGAGTAAGGAAGAATGTCCTTTGGTTTCAGTGGTAATCCCTACTTACAATTCAGAAAAAACTATTGGCATATGTTTAGAATCTATAAAAAATCAAACTTATAAAAATATTGAAATAATTGTTGTTGATAAATTTTCTGACGATAATACTGTTAAAATTGCTAAAAAATATACTGATAAAGTCTTTGTTATTAATGCAAAAGAAAGAAGTGAACAATTAAATTTTGGGGTAAAGATGGCTAAAGGTAAGTACATTTACAGAGTTGACTCGGATTTCGTCTTAGAACCAACAGTTATTGAGGAGGCTGTAAAAAAGTGTGAAGAAGAGGGATATGATGCCGTTTGTATTCATAATACTTCTGATCCTACTATAAGCTTTTGGGCTAAAGTTAGAAAACTTGAGAGGGACTGCTATGAAGATGATAAATTGAATGTGGCGGCTAGATTTATTAGAAAAGATGCATTTGAAAATGTTGGAGGGTTTGATGAAAATTTAGTTGCAGCAGAAGATTATGACTTACATAATAGACTACTGAGGGCTGGATATAAAATAGGTAGAATTAAATCAAAAGAAATACATATAGGAGAACCAAAAAGTCTGTGGGAAATTATAAAGAAACATTATTATTACGGTAAAACATTACCAAAGTTTGTGGAGAAAAATAAGGGTAGAGGTATAAAGCAACTGAGTCCGATAAGACCAGCATATTTAAAGCATTGGAAAAAATTTGTTAAGCATCCTGTTTTAACTTTAGGGTTTATAATTTATCAGATCTCTAGGTATGGTGCAGCAGGGATTGGATATATTGTTGGAAAGATGAAATTTATATTTTTCAACAGAGCAAATAATGTTGATTAG